A genomic segment from Gossypium hirsutum isolate 1008001.06 chromosome D04, Gossypium_hirsutum_v2.1, whole genome shotgun sequence encodes:
- the LOC107961148 gene encoding classical arabinogalactan protein 11: MARQVFVMALAFMAVVGAFAANSSPSASPSSSPAASPAGGPASDLAFSPGVESPNESEDPSEEPSEDPSEGPEADEPAADSLDADYSGGDAPASGPAGANAPASEAPPADAAA; encoded by the coding sequence atggcacgccAAGTATTTGTCATGGCCCTTGCTTTCATGGCTGTTGTTGGGGCATTTGCTGCCAATTCTTCACCTTCCGCGTCGCCATCTTCTTCTCCTGCTGCCAGCCCCGCAGGTGGCCCAGCTAGCGACCTTGCTTTTTCCCCTGGTGTCGAGAGTCCAAATGAAAGCGAGGACCCAAGTGAGGAACCAAGCGAGGACCCAAGCGAAGGCCCAGAGGCGGACGAACCCGCTGCTGACTCTCTAGATGCCGACTATTCTGGTGGTGATGCCCCTGCTTCTGGCCCTGCTGGTGCTAATGCCCCAGCATCCGAAGCTCCTCCAGCCGACGCTGCTGCATAA